In Isachenkonia alkalipeptolytica, the sequence CCCATGGCAAAGATAACCGTATCAATAATCAGTCCCTGTTCCATGACCACAAGGATTCCCCGAGCGATACCTACTACCAGGGCACCGAACACAATGGTTCTTGCCCCGTCCACGAAATGGCCGGCGGTACGACTGGGGCCGACGCCTCCTGCTAAGGATGCAAACAGACCCATCATAAAGAAGATCGAAGTCAGCTCTTTAATATACCATCCGTACTCGATGATTCCGTAGATCATTACTCCGAAGCCTGCGAGCACCACCAGGAAGGTAAAAATATGATATTTCGTAAAATCCGGAATGTTGGAAAGATCCAAAGTGGATTCCGTGTTCTTTTCCAGTTCCGCAACCACACTTTTGGAAGGATCCTTTTTCACTTTTATGGCATAGCGCATCGTATAAATTGCAGCAATCGTCAAGGTTACCAATAAAATAATGATCCGGTACCAGGCGGCGGAATAAATCGGTATTTCCGCAATTCCCTGGGCCACCCCGACGGTAAAGGGATTGGCTACTCCGCCGGTAAAGCCTGCAGCAGCCCCCAGGGCTATCATGGCGGTTCCTACAATCGCGTCATAGCCCAGAGCTCTGGCCAGGGCCACGCCAATGGGAACAAAGACAATAACCTCTTCCGCCATACCGATGGTGGCTCCCCCCACGGAGAATATGGCCATCAGCACGGGGATCAGAATAATCCCCCGATCCTTCAGGGCGACGGCCACCTTACCGATCCCAGCGTCCACGGCTCCCGTGCCTTGGATCATGGCAAAGGCTCCCCCTACAATCAGGATAAAGAAGATAATATTGGAGGCGGCTTCCATCCCGTTATAAATTGCGGTAAACAAATGATCCTCTCCAAAAGAGAAAAAGGGTACGGGATTCGGCTCCAAATACTCGAAAGACTCCGCGTCTACAACCATTCTTCCCGTGTTGGGATCCTCCACCCGCTCATACTCTCCTGCGGGAATGATGTAGGTTCCAATAAAAGCAATGATAATAATAGTAAAGATAATAACATAAGTGTGGGGTACTTTAAAAAACTTTTTCTTTTCTGTCACGGTTCTCACTCCTTTTGGTTTTTTTGCCCCGTTAAATCATGCAATTATCTGCATAAAAATAAAGGGGCATACTTAAGCTATACCCCTTTTACTGTGACTTTAACACTGTTTTTTTATCTTTTTAGTTTTACTTTTCGTCTTTTATTTCCACCACTTCATAGCCCTGGTCTTCAATGGACAGTCGGATTTTTTCATCGGAGAGCTCTTCCTTTAAGGTAATCTCCACCCGCTCATCTTCTAAGTCCACCTGCACATCTTCGACTTCTCCAAAATCTGCAAGACCGCCTTTCACCGCGGATACACAGTGCATACAACTCATGCCTTTGACAATCAGTTTTTTCTTCATTATTTCAGCCTCCTTAGATAATTGGTTCTACTGTTTTTCCATAATGTTTTTTCTTCGCTCCTGCCCGAAAGGGTTTTTAAAACTTGGGCGAGCCTTATTTCGTCAACCGCTTCACGGTCTTTAACACCTCTTCAATGACCTCATCTTCACCCTGTTGCAGTTGAGCCTTCACACAGTGTTTGATGTGATTATCCAAAAGCACCAACTGCACCGACTTTAGGGCGGAGCGGCTGGCTTCTATCTGATTGATCACATCGTCACAATAGGTGTCCTGTTCGATCATTTTCCGAATGCCCCGAAGCTGTCCTTCAATACGGCTCATTCGATCCAATAACGCCTTTTGTTTTTTCGCCGCTTCGGCGGTGGGAGCCTTTTCCGAGGTGGGTCTCACAAACTCTTCCATCTTTTCACGCCTCCTAAATTTTCACGGTGATTGTTCCTTGATTACTCTTACTATATCATACCCCTGTAGGGTATGTAAAGGGCTATCCTTTCTTTTCCACGCCGCAAAAATCCGCGGCGGTTAAGAAGTAGACCTCCACCGCTTCTTTCAATTCCTGTACCGCCACCTGCTCATTTCTCGTATGGGAATAGGAAATGTTTCCCGGTCCATAAACGATGGTGGGGATTTTCCCAAAATTGAATAATAGGGAGGCATCGGTCCACCCTCTTTTCGTAGACAGGGCGGGGGCTTTTTCAAGGACGGTGCCCAAGGCCTTGGTCAGGGATTTTGTAATGGGATCCTCCAGGGGTGTGGCCAAAGGCAGGTGATCCAGGGTCAGCATATTGTTTTCCATCCGCTTAATTCGGGCATTGAAGGTTTCATCCTCTTCTTTCAGCTGATCGATAATATCCTGGTACTCTTTAATGACGGAGGCCGGGGTTTCTCCGGGCACATAACGGCGATCCAGTTGGATAATGCATTTTCCCGCCACGGTGCTGGGCTGAATTCCTCCGTTGATATGGCCGAAATTCATTACGGAATTCCCCATCAGGGGGTGACTTCTTTCCTTGATCTTCGGATACAAATCACGCTTTACCCGTTCAATAAAGACGGC encodes:
- a CDS encoding YfcC family protein, which translates into the protein MTEKKKFFKVPHTYVIIFTIIIIAFIGTYIIPAGEYERVEDPNTGRMVVDAESFEYLEPNPVPFFSFGEDHLFTAIYNGMEAASNIIFFILIVGGAFAMIQGTGAVDAGIGKVAVALKDRGIILIPVLMAIFSVGGATIGMAEEVIVFVPIGVALARALGYDAIVGTAMIALGAAAGFTGGVANPFTVGVAQGIAEIPIYSAAWYRIIILLVTLTIAAIYTMRYAIKVKKDPSKSVVAELEKNTESTLDLSNIPDFTKYHIFTFLVVLAGFGVMIYGIIEYGWYIKELTSIFFMMGLFASLAGGVGPSRTAGHFVDGARTIVFGALVVGIARGILVVMEQGLIIDTVIFAMGESISGLPDIMAANLMFVVQLVLNFFIPSGSGQAATTMPIMAPLADLLEMPRQIAVFAYQFGDGFTNSIIPTSGVLMSYLAIAKIPYEKWFRWILPLMGMWFLSGVIFMSVAVIIGIN
- a CDS encoding metal-sensitive transcriptional regulator — encoded protein: MEEFVRPTSEKAPTAEAAKKQKALLDRMSRIEGQLRGIRKMIEQDTYCDDVINQIEASRSALKSVQLVLLDNHIKHCVKAQLQQGEDEVIEEVLKTVKRLTK
- a CDS encoding heavy-metal-associated domain-containing protein translates to MKKKLIVKGMSCMHCVSAVKGGLADFGEVEDVQVDLEDERVEITLKEELSDEKIRLSIEDQGYEVVEIKDEK